One genomic segment of Candidatus Krumholzibacteriia bacterium includes these proteins:
- the smc gene encoding chromosome segregation protein SMC, translating into MRLKRVEMIGFKSFMDRTVLDFRDGITTVLGPNGCGKSNVVDAVRWVLGEQSAKQLRGEKMEDVIFKGTRKRKPLSMAEVSLVFDNSAQRLNVPYDEVAITRRVSRSGNSDYFLNKTPCRLKDIRDLFYDTGVGNNAYSVIEQEVVGQVLDPNENKVRTILEEGSGIVRYKVKRKEALRKLDLTERDLLRVEDIIEEIGKQVRSLARQVGKARRHQRLFGEVRGLELIRAHHRLRDLARQIDELTEREQSLSTEGAGDDAEAARLSASLETMRPELDALEQTRRDRAHAVSELEAGINAIEGELMVLREKIDTATRRRSEIAEDVDRSRTRLQDIDDEHDAARQERDETSATIEERERFVRELDERARAVLEQYEDARNQLAAAQQLSLGFLKEEADHKRDIATAETRLEGLREEAERLDHAVQEAETSKRNLREELADLETRVVSATREQSDVERAVRAAQEDVGAAEDALQHAREQRESATDELARLESRHEIATRIADELEGYRAGAAALLRDPDHRERTRGAMAERLKVEPGYEAAFELVFGEDADALLVGDVRDARELADHLAQRGLGMASFLADTGAGGQGIGHDPSLPGRPALDLARLEEEASPLLRRWLDRVRVVETNDEAVEASIRHAGDGYSFLSREGLFLRQDGLVRGGAGARRQLALFGRQDQVEELATEVERQREMVASRQRTQHEAAAQVESARQRVEQCRRDLVHVQQSVGELTHELATRRSVLEREDKQLERAIEGRTRVHGEIDELMQRVDGMRRELGRHGADQEASEQRVAALTEQVQDLEQQRDAAGQALSEARLQLTHDRGTDRELASRLERLANMSEDLRGRIERLQSEDSSLDQDLITWRATVDENAERVTSMHREREERRESLREAQEAIETRRAEVEVVQDSLRAVEKRRRERGDALHEVQTRRTELEYQTRNVTDRITEKFQTTVEEGFVSLDLEALPKELVREADDGAKELGTVQMDQVEEMLAERQRKLDQIGPVNFVALEEYDEKKERLEFLEKQRDDLLQSKEDLLQAIDRINRTARNLFRETYEQVRANFKEIFATLFQGGESDLVLHRADDPLEGEIEVVARPTGKRIDSVSLLSGGERALTAIALLFAVYLIKPSPFCLLDEVDAPLDDMNVGRFVRLLERFSERTQFIVITHNKLTMESADHLYGVTMEEHGVSRLVSVSFEQLDKADPIAALEDIARDREAQRGDPAARLQAANGEG; encoded by the coding sequence ATGCGACTCAAGCGTGTCGAGATGATCGGCTTCAAGTCCTTCATGGACCGGACCGTGCTCGATTTCCGCGACGGCATCACCACCGTGCTCGGGCCGAACGGATGCGGCAAGAGCAACGTGGTCGACGCGGTCCGATGGGTGCTCGGGGAACAGAGCGCCAAACAGCTCCGCGGCGAGAAGATGGAAGACGTCATCTTCAAGGGCACGCGCAAGCGCAAGCCCCTGTCGATGGCCGAGGTCAGTCTCGTCTTCGACAACAGCGCGCAGCGTCTGAACGTGCCCTACGACGAGGTGGCGATCACCCGCCGCGTCTCGCGCTCGGGCAACAGCGACTACTTCCTGAACAAGACGCCGTGCCGGCTCAAGGACATCCGCGACCTCTTCTACGACACGGGCGTGGGCAACAACGCCTACTCGGTGATCGAGCAGGAGGTGGTCGGGCAGGTCCTCGACCCGAACGAGAACAAGGTCCGCACCATCCTCGAAGAGGGCTCGGGCATCGTGCGCTACAAGGTGAAGCGCAAGGAAGCCCTGCGGAAGCTCGACCTCACCGAGCGCGACCTGCTGCGCGTCGAGGACATCATCGAGGAGATCGGCAAGCAGGTGCGCAGCCTGGCCCGGCAGGTCGGCAAGGCCCGGCGTCACCAGCGGCTCTTCGGCGAGGTGCGCGGGCTCGAACTCATCCGCGCGCACCATCGTCTGCGCGACCTGGCCCGGCAGATCGACGAACTCACCGAGCGCGAACAGTCCCTGAGCACCGAGGGTGCGGGGGACGACGCCGAGGCCGCACGGCTGAGCGCGTCGCTCGAGACGATGCGCCCCGAGCTCGATGCCCTGGAGCAGACGCGTCGCGATCGTGCCCACGCGGTGAGCGAACTCGAGGCGGGGATCAACGCCATCGAGGGCGAACTCATGGTGCTGCGCGAGAAGATCGACACTGCCACGCGGCGGCGCAGCGAGATCGCCGAGGACGTCGATCGGAGTCGCACGCGACTGCAGGACATCGACGACGAGCACGACGCGGCCCGCCAGGAACGCGACGAGACCTCGGCCACGATCGAGGAGCGGGAGCGTTTCGTGCGCGAGCTGGACGAGCGCGCTCGGGCCGTGCTCGAGCAGTACGAGGACGCACGCAACCAGCTCGCCGCGGCGCAGCAGTTGTCGCTGGGCTTCCTCAAGGAGGAGGCCGACCACAAGCGCGACATCGCCACCGCGGAGACGCGCCTCGAGGGTCTGCGCGAGGAGGCCGAGCGCCTCGACCACGCCGTGCAGGAGGCCGAGACCTCCAAGCGGAACCTGCGCGAGGAACTGGCCGATCTCGAGACGCGCGTGGTGTCCGCCACGCGTGAGCAGAGCGACGTCGAGCGCGCGGTGAGGGCGGCCCAGGAGGACGTGGGCGCGGCCGAGGACGCTCTGCAACATGCGCGCGAGCAGCGCGAGTCGGCGACCGACGAACTCGCCCGTCTCGAGAGTCGACACGAGATCGCTACGCGCATCGCCGACGAGCTCGAGGGTTACCGCGCCGGCGCGGCCGCGCTGCTGCGCGATCCCGATCACCGCGAGCGCACGCGGGGCGCCATGGCCGAGCGGCTGAAGGTCGAACCCGGCTACGAGGCCGCCTTCGAGCTCGTGTTCGGAGAGGACGCCGACGCGTTGCTCGTGGGCGACGTTCGCGATGCCCGGGAACTGGCCGATCACCTGGCGCAGCGAGGCCTGGGGATGGCCAGCTTCCTGGCCGACACCGGCGCGGGTGGTCAGGGCATCGGCCACGATCCTTCATTGCCTGGCCGACCGGCTCTGGATCTCGCGCGGCTCGAGGAAGAGGCGTCTCCTCTGCTCCGCCGTTGGCTCGATCGCGTGCGCGTGGTCGAGACGAACGACGAGGCGGTCGAGGCTTCCATCCGCCATGCCGGCGACGGATACAGCTTCCTGTCGCGCGAAGGTCTGTTCCTGCGTCAGGACGGGCTCGTGCGCGGTGGTGCCGGCGCGCGCCGTCAGCTCGCGCTCTTCGGCCGGCAGGACCAGGTCGAGGAACTCGCCACCGAGGTCGAGCGGCAGCGCGAGATGGTCGCGTCGCGCCAGCGCACGCAGCACGAAGCTGCGGCCCAGGTCGAGTCCGCCCGGCAACGGGTGGAGCAGTGCCGGCGCGACCTCGTCCACGTGCAGCAGTCGGTGGGCGAGCTCACGCATGAGCTCGCCACGCGCCGCAGCGTGCTCGAGCGCGAGGACAAACAGCTCGAACGCGCGATCGAAGGACGCACGCGCGTGCACGGCGAGATCGACGAGCTGATGCAGCGCGTCGACGGAATGCGCCGCGAGCTGGGCCGACACGGAGCCGATCAGGAGGCCAGCGAGCAGCGTGTCGCCGCGTTGACCGAGCAGGTGCAGGATCTCGAGCAACAGCGCGACGCCGCGGGGCAGGCGCTGTCCGAAGCGCGTCTGCAACTCACCCACGATCGTGGCACCGACCGCGAGCTGGCCAGCCGCCTCGAGCGACTGGCCAACATGTCCGAGGACCTGCGTGGTCGCATCGAGCGCCTGCAGTCCGAGGACTCGTCGCTGGACCAGGATCTGATCACGTGGCGGGCCACGGTCGACGAGAACGCCGAACGGGTCACCAGCATGCATCGCGAGCGCGAGGAGCGACGGGAGAGCCTACGCGAGGCCCAGGAAGCGATCGAGACCCGCCGCGCCGAGGTGGAGGTGGTCCAGGATTCACTGCGAGCGGTGGAGAAACGACGCCGCGAACGCGGCGACGCCCTGCACGAGGTGCAGACACGCCGCACGGAACTCGAGTACCAGACCCGGAACGTGACCGACCGGATCACCGAGAAGTTCCAGACGACGGTCGAGGAGGGTTTCGTCTCCCTCGATCTGGAAGCCTTGCCGAAGGAGCTGGTGCGCGAGGCCGACGACGGAGCCAAGGAACTCGGCACCGTGCAGATGGACCAGGTCGAGGAGATGCTCGCCGAGCGGCAGCGCAAGCTCGACCAGATCGGTCCGGTCAACTTCGTCGCGCTCGAGGAGTACGACGAGAAGAAGGAACGCCTGGAGTTCCTCGAGAAGCAGCGCGACGACCTGCTGCAGAGCAAGGAAGATCTGCTCCAGGCCATCGACCGCATCAACCGCACGGCACGCAATCTCTTCCGCGAGACCTACGAGCAGGTGCGCGCGAACTTCAAGGAGATCTTCGCGACCCTCTTCCAGGGCGGCGAGTCCGATCTCGTGTTGCATCGCGCCGACGACCCACTCGAGGGCGAGATCGAGGTCGTGGCACGGCCCACGGGCAAGCGTATCGACAGCGTCAGTCTGCTGTCGGGTGGCGAGCGCGCGCTCACCGCGATCGCCTTGCTGTTCGCGGTCTATCTGATCAAGCCGAGTCCGTTCTGTCTGCTCGACGAGGTCGACGCCCCGCTCGACGACATGAACGTGGGTCGCTTCGTGCGGCTGCTCGAGCGTTTCTCCGAGCGCACGCAGTTCATCGTGATCACGCACAACAAGCTGACGATGGAGTCGGCGGATCACCTCTACGGCGTGACCATGGAGGAGCACGGCGTCAGTCGCCTCGTGTCGGTCAGCTTCGAACAGCTCGACAAGGCCGATCCGATCGCCGCACTCGAGGACATTGCCCGCGACCGCGAGGCGCAGCGCGGTGACCCGGCCGCGCGTCTGCAGGCCGCCAACGGGGAGGGCTGA
- a CDS encoding SPOR domain-containing protein: MDDASPERNWLDDRLKHLDGGHGHFTVVNSPLRPVVERGDPWSVDVRHHELKAFVDHLHPTAEGEARVAVVTDVEEDPVARVQTAVLVGRRMAERGQRVLIVDADVRHVGLSRWASDRDLDAEGLVDVLQYGASVSAVRRHGPVDGVDLVSVGSYRPDDAGLFQEEDLLRLVGQVRGEADVVLILAPAWIADDRFHPLLVHADSVIVSLHLDRSLGERLQELLEYLHGLNVPVAGLMTYAGPDAAERRVDDVFDVEAGQAAEHPGVTEGPDEPEPLAEPTDAPTDETAERPVPFSATSDRETGGTGEEQGAGEWPESRPRALEQPTDDAGGSSTVFRVVAVIALVALVAFVGWWGLSSRDDTPPVDVAVAPPPVVEDEVPEVDPAAQTQQEPVASGDETVAGTPTGEGEIPPTPPAGGEAEEAAAEEPAASVESPAPAAGSEDEFPEPEPVETEPRLADWERDMARPVGPGYALHVASFTEEAAARGAARRLESAHGWQPDVRSAVIDGEQWYRVLVGRFDSRADALAARAPIGGILDLDWVGVVRVR; the protein is encoded by the coding sequence ATGGACGACGCCTCCCCCGAGCGCAACTGGCTCGACGATCGCCTGAAGCACCTCGACGGCGGCCACGGTCACTTCACCGTGGTGAACTCCCCGCTGCGGCCGGTGGTCGAGCGCGGCGATCCCTGGAGCGTCGACGTCCGTCACCACGAGTTGAAGGCCTTCGTCGACCACCTCCACCCGACGGCCGAGGGCGAGGCCCGGGTGGCCGTGGTCACCGACGTCGAGGAGGACCCCGTCGCCCGCGTGCAGACCGCGGTGCTCGTGGGTCGCCGCATGGCCGAGCGCGGTCAACGCGTTCTGATCGTGGATGCCGACGTCCGTCACGTCGGACTGTCGCGCTGGGCCTCCGATCGGGATCTCGATGCCGAGGGCCTGGTCGACGTCCTGCAGTACGGGGCCTCGGTGTCGGCCGTGCGTCGCCACGGCCCGGTCGACGGCGTGGACCTCGTGAGCGTGGGATCGTACCGGCCCGACGACGCGGGACTCTTCCAGGAAGAGGACCTGCTCCGCCTCGTGGGTCAGGTCCGGGGCGAGGCCGACGTGGTCCTGATCCTCGCACCGGCCTGGATCGCCGACGACCGCTTCCACCCCCTGCTCGTGCACGCCGACTCGGTGATCGTCAGTCTTCACCTCGATCGGAGCCTCGGCGAGCGCCTGCAGGAACTGCTGGAGTATCTGCACGGACTCAACGTCCCGGTGGCGGGCTTGATGACCTACGCTGGACCGGATGCAGCCGAACGGCGCGTGGACGACGTGTTCGACGTCGAGGCCGGGCAGGCCGCGGAGCACCCTGGCGTGACGGAAGGACCGGACGAACCCGAGCCGCTCGCGGAGCCCACGGACGCTCCGACCGACGAGACCGCCGAGCGCCCCGTGCCCTTCTCCGCGACGTCCGACCGGGAGACCGGTGGCACAGGAGAGGAACAGGGGGCCGGGGAATGGCCCGAGTCGCGGCCACGCGCGCTCGAACAGCCGACCGACGACGCGGGGGGCTCGTCGACGGTGTTCCGCGTGGTGGCCGTGATCGCTCTCGTCGCGCTGGTCGCGTTCGTCGGATGGTGGGGGCTCTCGTCCCGCGACGACACGCCTCCCGTGGACGTCGCCGTCGCGCCACCGCCGGTCGTCGAGGACGAGGTCCCGGAGGTCGATCCGGCCGCGCAGACCCAGCAGGAGCCCGTCGCGAGCGGCGACGAGACGGTGGCCGGCACGCCGACGGGCGAAGGCGAGATTCCACCCACCCCCCCGGCCGGGGGAGAGGCCGAGGAAGCCGCGGCCGAGGAACCCGCCGCGTCGGTGGAGTCGCCGGCGCCGGCGGCCGGAAGCGAGGACGAATTCCCCGAACCCGAGCCGGTCGAGACCGAGCCCCGCCTCGCCGACTGGGAACGCGACATGGCCCGCCCGGTCGGTCCGGGGTATGCGCTGCACGTGGCGAGTTTCACCGAAGAGGCCGCCGCGCGTGGTGCGGCGCGGCGCCTCGAGAGCGCGCACGGTTGGCAGCCCGACGTGCGCAGCGCCGTGATCGACGGCGAGCAGTGGTACCGAGTGCTCGTGGGTCGTTTCGACTCGCGGGCCGACGCCCTCGCGGCCCGAGCACCCATCGGAGGGATCCTCGATCTCGACTGGGTGGGGGTCGTCCGCGTCCGCTGA